The following are encoded together in the Paludisphaera mucosa genome:
- a CDS encoding HIT family protein produces the protein MSRDPNCLFCKIVHGEIPSARVLETDRAIVILDVNPVARGHVLVVPRDHHPQLRDLPDELAAHAGSLLPRLTRAVVAATGADGSNLIVNSGRVAGQTIDHCHWHVIPRFENDPVDWPWPHEAYAGDEMGRMASQITRELGGDADG, from the coding sequence ATGAGCCGCGACCCGAACTGCCTCTTCTGCAAGATCGTCCACGGCGAGATCCCCTCCGCCCGCGTCCTCGAAACCGACCGCGCGATCGTCATCCTCGACGTCAATCCGGTCGCCAGGGGGCACGTCCTAGTCGTCCCCCGGGACCACCATCCCCAGCTCCGCGACCTCCCCGACGAGTTGGCCGCCCACGCCGGCTCTCTCCTCCCCCGGCTGACCCGCGCGGTGGTCGCCGCGACCGGGGCCGACGGTTCGAACCTGATCGTCAACAGCGGCCGGGTCGCCGGCCAGACCATCGACCACTGCCACTGGCACGTCATCCCGCGCTTCGAGAACGACCCCGTGGACTGGCCCTGGCCCCACGAGGCGTACGCCGGCGACGAGATGGGCCGGATGGCCTCGCAGATCACGCGCGAACTCGGCGGCGACGCCGACGGCTGA
- the rplQ gene encoding 50S ribosomal protein L17 encodes MRHKKAGRKFKRSPEHRRMLLRNLATALLEHGKITTTVPKAKELQPYVEKLITLAKQGFKLDPFRRSLAVLNSKQVAYKLFHEIGPRFASRPGGYTRIYKLAKVRQGDAAEMAVIMLLGENETIKAPARPALVAAEAPAS; translated from the coding sequence ATGCGTCACAAGAAAGCCGGCCGCAAGTTCAAGCGTTCCCCCGAACACCGCCGCATGCTCCTGCGCAACCTGGCCACGGCGCTCCTGGAGCACGGCAAGATCACCACGACGGTCCCCAAGGCCAAGGAACTGCAGCCTTACGTCGAGAAGCTGATCACCCTCGCCAAGCAGGGCTTCAAGCTCGACCCGTTCCGCCGCAGCCTGGCCGTCCTGAACAGCAAGCAGGTCGCCTACAAGCTGTTCCACGAGATCGGCCCCCGGTTCGCCAGCCGCCCGGGCGGCTACACCCGCATCTACAAGCTCGCCAAGGTCCGCCAGGGCGACGCCGCCGAGATGGCCGTCATCATGCTCCTGGGCGAGAACGAGACGATCAAGGCCCCCGCCCGCCCCGCCCTCGTGGCGGCCGAGGCCCCGGCGTCCTGA
- a CDS encoding glycoside hydrolase family 5 protein, which produces MMSRFHRYAPLALAFLLAGPAVTARADDEAPARLATSGRFDLTADFPIEKGRVVAGDGSIGRMNWVPADRAGSGYTVNFGLGRLGWRPLAVAFTPAKSGTVSLALMGPWEQAPKGGVYRQEILWDDLRVEGAELAADGGFESRKGWEGAGKVEAATKAVPALSGAHFGRTWHDQTLATRLAVRAGVPVVVHVQALARTPEGYQDMKRVAGRDTPAHRNAKKFLRGANLGNGLEVAPGQNWGVKYTVDDVKKIKAEGFDHIRVPIGWHHYAGPAPEYKLSPVIFKKVDYFVDAADREGLAALINIHHFDDFTTDPAGQQAKFLAIWRQVSEHYAKRPNTLAFELLNESKDAGTTEVVNPIFAEAIKIIRKADPDRLIVVGPGRWNSISELPALRLPDDDHNILVTVHSYDPFFFSHQGASWTNRGDDGKQKGIKFPGPPASPLVPDPSLHLTPGFLAWVHDYNTAPAGSNPCGPEAMDKAAAQIKEWSDHYGRPVYLGEFGAIMQADPESRANYYREFRKRLEKAGVGWALWDWHAGFNYWDVEDDRPQPGMHEALFGKP; this is translated from the coding sequence ATGATGTCTCGCTTCCATCGTTACGCCCCCCTGGCGCTCGCCTTCCTCCTCGCCGGCCCGGCCGTCACCGCCCGCGCCGACGACGAGGCCCCCGCCCGGCTCGCCACCAGCGGCCGGTTCGACCTCACGGCCGACTTCCCGATCGAGAAGGGTCGCGTCGTGGCCGGCGACGGCTCGATCGGCCGGATGAACTGGGTCCCCGCCGATCGCGCGGGTTCGGGTTACACGGTCAACTTCGGGCTCGGCCGGCTGGGCTGGCGACCCCTGGCCGTCGCGTTCACCCCGGCGAAGTCGGGAACGGTGTCGCTGGCCCTGATGGGCCCGTGGGAGCAGGCACCCAAAGGCGGGGTCTACCGCCAGGAAATCCTCTGGGACGACCTCCGGGTGGAAGGGGCGGAACTCGCCGCCGATGGCGGGTTCGAGTCCCGAAAGGGGTGGGAAGGCGCGGGGAAGGTCGAGGCCGCGACGAAGGCGGTCCCGGCCCTTTCGGGCGCGCATTTCGGCCGGACCTGGCACGATCAGACGCTCGCGACCAGGCTCGCCGTCCGCGCCGGCGTCCCGGTCGTCGTCCACGTCCAGGCGCTCGCCCGGACGCCGGAAGGCTATCAGGACATGAAGCGGGTCGCCGGCCGCGACACCCCCGCACACCGGAACGCCAAAAAATTCCTCCGTGGGGCCAACCTAGGCAATGGCCTGGAGGTCGCCCCCGGGCAGAACTGGGGCGTGAAATACACCGTCGACGACGTCAAGAAGATCAAGGCCGAGGGCTTCGACCACATCCGCGTTCCGATCGGCTGGCATCATTACGCCGGACCGGCCCCCGAATACAAGCTCTCGCCGGTCATCTTCAAGAAGGTCGACTACTTCGTCGACGCGGCCGATCGCGAGGGTCTCGCCGCGCTCATCAACATCCACCACTTCGACGATTTCACGACCGACCCCGCGGGCCAGCAGGCCAAGTTCCTGGCGATCTGGCGGCAGGTCTCCGAGCACTACGCGAAGCGGCCGAACACGCTCGCGTTCGAGCTGCTGAACGAGTCGAAGGACGCCGGGACGACCGAGGTCGTCAACCCGATCTTCGCCGAGGCGATCAAGATCATCCGCAAGGCCGATCCCGACCGTCTCATCGTCGTCGGCCCCGGGCGCTGGAACTCGATCTCGGAGCTGCCCGCGCTGCGACTGCCGGACGACGACCACAACATCCTCGTCACCGTCCACTCCTACGACCCGTTCTTCTTCTCGCACCAGGGGGCGTCCTGGACGAACCGCGGCGACGACGGGAAGCAGAAGGGGATCAAGTTCCCCGGCCCCCCCGCCTCGCCGCTCGTCCCCGACCCGTCGCTCCACCTGACCCCCGGCTTCCTGGCGTGGGTCCACGACTACAACACCGCGCCGGCCGGGTCGAACCCGTGCGGCCCGGAAGCCATGGACAAGGCCGCCGCGCAGATCAAGGAATGGTCGGACCACTACGGCCGGCCGGTCTACCTCGGGGAGTTCGGGGCCATCATGCAGGCCGATCCCGAGTCGCGCGCGAATTATTACCGCGAGTTCCGCAAACGTCTCGAGAAGGCGGGCGTCGGCTGGGCCCTGTGGGACTGGCACGCCGGCTTCAATTACTGGGACGTGGAGGACGACCGTCCCCAGCCCGGCATGCACGAGGCCCTCTTCGGCAAGCCCTGA
- a CDS encoding DNA-directed RNA polymerase subunit alpha, with protein MRIRWRGLELPSRVVCNRDSLADTFGEFHVEPFERGFGHTVGNSLRRILLSSLEGSAITKIKIQGVQHEFSSIPGMVDDITDLVLNIKLLVVKNHSEHPRTIRIDRDRRGVVTAADILHDESIEIINPDHILCTLTDDVPFHLEMTVENGRGYSTAAEGHTDDLEIGIIPIDSSFSPVHRVEYHVENTRVGQRTNYDKLILRIWTTGVLSPEMALVEAAKILRKHLNPFVQYNEPGPGLPSESGPYDGHQYAPLDAELERKLDMSLAELELSVRATNCLESEGITTVRHLVSRSEDQLLNVRNFGETTLKEVRAKLHEIGLDLGMNVPPKS; from the coding sequence ATGCGTATCCGTTGGCGCGGCCTCGAACTGCCCAGTCGCGTCGTCTGCAACCGCGACAGCCTCGCCGACACCTTCGGCGAGTTCCACGTCGAGCCCTTCGAGCGCGGGTTCGGCCACACCGTCGGCAACAGCCTGCGGCGGATCCTCCTCTCCAGCCTGGAGGGGAGCGCGATCACCAAGATCAAGATCCAGGGGGTCCAGCACGAGTTCTCGTCGATCCCCGGCATGGTCGACGACATCACCGACCTGGTCCTCAACATCAAGCTCCTGGTGGTCAAGAACCACTCCGAGCACCCGCGGACGATCCGCATCGACCGCGACCGCCGGGGGGTCGTCACCGCCGCCGACATCCTCCACGACGAGTCGATCGAGATCATCAACCCCGACCACATCCTCTGCACGCTCACCGACGACGTCCCCTTCCACCTGGAGATGACCGTCGAGAACGGCCGGGGCTACAGCACCGCCGCGGAAGGCCACACCGACGACCTGGAGATCGGCATCATCCCGATCGACTCCAGCTTCAGCCCGGTCCACCGGGTCGAATACCACGTCGAGAACACCCGCGTCGGCCAGCGGACCAACTACGACAAGCTCATCCTGCGGATCTGGACCACCGGCGTCCTCAGCCCCGAGATGGCGCTCGTCGAGGCCGCCAAGATCCTCCGCAAGCACCTGAACCCGTTCGTCCAGTACAACGAGCCGGGCCCCGGCCTCCCCAGCGAGTCGGGCCCCTACGACGGCCACCAGTACGCCCCGCTGGACGCCGAGCTCGAACGCAAGCTCGACATGAGCCTCGCCGAGCTGGAGCTCTCCGTCCGGGCCACCAACTGCCTCGAAAGCGAGGGGATCACCACGGTCCGCCACCTGGTGAGCCGCTCCGAGGACCAGCTCCTCAACGTCCGCAACTTCGGCGAGACCACCCTCAAGGAGGTCCGGGCCAAGCTCCACGAGATCGGCCTCGACCTGGGCATGAACGTCCCCCCCAAGAGCTGA
- the rpsD gene encoding 30S ribosomal protein S4, whose translation MGRYTGPVCRLCRREGTNLFLKGARCYSNKCAIVRRDGVPGMHQFRRGKASEYAIRLREKQKVKRYYGIFERQFRKYYAEANRKTGNTGDALMSLLERRLDNVVARLQFAASRPQSRQFIRHGHILVNGKKVDIPSYLVRPGDQISIKNREHSRNLALENQQADFLPPVPDWLDRISTDPPEARVSRLPSVQDVTLPVTPQLIVELLSR comes from the coding sequence ATGGGACGATATACAGGACCAGTCTGCCGGCTCTGCCGCCGCGAGGGCACCAACCTCTTCCTCAAGGGGGCCCGGTGCTACAGCAACAAGTGCGCGATCGTGCGCCGGGACGGCGTCCCGGGCATGCACCAGTTCCGCCGCGGCAAGGCCAGCGAATACGCCATCCGGCTGCGTGAGAAGCAGAAGGTCAAGCGCTACTACGGCATCTTCGAGCGCCAGTTCCGCAAGTACTACGCCGAGGCCAACCGCAAGACGGGCAACACCGGCGACGCCCTGATGTCGCTCCTGGAGCGTCGGCTCGACAACGTCGTCGCCCGCCTCCAGTTCGCCGCCAGCCGGCCCCAGTCGCGGCAGTTCATCCGCCACGGCCACATCCTGGTCAACGGCAAGAAGGTGGACATCCCGAGCTACCTCGTCCGCCCCGGCGACCAGATCTCGATCAAGAACCGCGAGCACTCGCGGAACCTCGCCCTCGAGAACCAGCAGGCCGACTTCCTGCCGCCGGTCCCCGACTGGCTCGACCGGATCAGCACCGACCCCCCCGAGGCCCGCGTCAGCCGCCTGCCGTCCGTCCAGGACGTGACCCTGCCGGTGACGCCCCAGTTGATCGTCGAGTTGTTGAGCCGTTGA